A single genomic interval of Polyangia bacterium harbors:
- the map gene encoding type I methionyl aminopeptidase has protein sequence MGIVLKSERELAKMREAGLIVRAVLDAVEEACLPGVTTAQLNAIAERELRRAKATSAFLGYAPGGAPPYPAVLCTSVNAVVVHGIPDRRQVLREGDVVGIDFACYKDGYCADAARTVAVGIISAPARALISATQECLERAIRACVAGARLGDVGAAIQEHAEKLSYSIVRDFVGHGIGRAMHEPPSVPNHGREGSGLRLRPGMVLAIEPMLNAGGADVRMLHDGWTVVTADASLSAHVEHTVAVTDDGPRVLTAAA, from the coding sequence ATGGGAATCGTGCTCAAGAGCGAGAGGGAGCTGGCGAAGATGCGGGAGGCGGGACTCATCGTGAGGGCCGTGCTCGACGCGGTCGAGGAGGCCTGCCTGCCCGGGGTAACCACCGCGCAGTTGAACGCGATCGCCGAGCGCGAGCTGCGGCGGGCGAAGGCGACCTCGGCGTTCCTTGGCTACGCTCCGGGCGGAGCGCCGCCGTATCCGGCGGTGCTCTGCACCTCGGTGAACGCGGTGGTCGTTCACGGTATCCCGGATCGGCGTCAGGTGCTGCGGGAAGGGGACGTGGTCGGGATCGACTTCGCCTGTTACAAGGATGGCTACTGCGCGGACGCGGCTCGCACGGTCGCGGTCGGAATCATCAGCGCGCCAGCCCGCGCGCTCATCTCGGCCACCCAGGAATGCCTCGAGCGCGCGATTCGCGCCTGCGTTGCGGGCGCGCGGCTCGGCGACGTGGGCGCCGCGATCCAAGAGCACGCCGAGAAGCTCAGCTATTCGATCGTCCGCGACTTCGTGGGGCACGGCATCGGCCGCGCCATGCACGAGCCACCGAGCGTGCCGAACCATGGCCGCGAAGGCTCGGGGCTTCGGCTGCGGCCGGGGATGGTGCTGGCGATCGAGCCCATGCTGAACGCCGGCGGCGCCGACGTTCGTATGCTCCACGACGGCTGGACGGTCGTCACTGCGGACGCAAGCCTGTCGGCGCACGTCGAGCACACGGTGGCGGTGACCGACGACGGGCCGCGAGTGCTCACGGCCGCCGCCTGA
- a CDS encoding helix-turn-helix domain-containing protein translates to MTPPKSTEPCPVARTLDIMGDRWTILILRELLTNPSRRFQDLERSLRGISPNTLSARLKNLEEHAIVTRRLYEEHPPRAEYVLTRKGRDLGPALQALLVWGRKHTG, encoded by the coding sequence GTGACCCCTCCGAAGAGCACCGAGCCGTGCCCTGTTGCGCGCACGCTCGACATCATGGGCGACCGCTGGACGATCCTTATTCTGCGTGAACTGCTGACGAACCCGTCGCGCCGCTTCCAAGATCTCGAGAGGTCCCTCCGCGGCATCAGCCCGAACACTCTCTCGGCGCGGCTGAAGAACCTCGAGGAGCACGCGATCGTCACGCGTCGTCTTTACGAGGAGCACCCTCCGCGCGCCGAGTACGTCCTCACGCGGAAGGGGCGCGACCTCGGTCCGGCCCTCCAGGCGCTCCTCGTCTGGGGACGAAAGCACACGGGTTGA